A single Tenacibaculum sp. 190524A02b DNA region contains:
- a CDS encoding HK97 family phage prohead protease, with the protein MGKSVEQERRMLSGGSLKVENRSEEDDSRGEIQGTAAKFNKRTKIGNWFYEEILPGAFDGVLDDDVRCLLNHNPDQILGRTKSGTLDIWVDDEGLKYKYLTPNRTFGIDLQDAIESGDVSGSSFSFRAEEVIWIEQEDDLDIRQIKKVGALYDVAPVTYPAYEDTSVAKRSYDQREKDKAFSGRNLRQFELIINKNKIK; encoded by the coding sequence ATGGGTAAATCAGTAGAGCAGGAAAGAAGAATGCTTTCAGGGGGTAGTTTGAAGGTGGAAAATAGAAGTGAGGAGGATGATTCTAGAGGAGAGATTCAAGGAACAGCAGCGAAATTTAATAAAAGAACCAAAATTGGAAATTGGTTTTATGAAGAAATTTTACCTGGTGCTTTTGATGGGGTTTTAGATGATGATGTTAGATGTTTATTGAATCATAATCCTGATCAAATTTTGGGAAGAACAAAATCGGGGACACTTGATATTTGGGTTGATGATGAAGGATTAAAATATAAATACCTAACCCCAAATAGAACATTTGGAATAGACTTACAAGATGCAATTGAGTCAGGTGATGTCTCTGGTTCTTCATTTTCATTTAGAGCGGAGGAGGTTATATGGATTGAACAGGAAGATGATTTAGATATAAGGCAGATTAAGAAAGTAGGTGCTTTGTATGATGTTGCGCCAGTAACCTATCCTGCATATGAAGATACAAGTGTGGCAAAAAGGTCGTACGATCAAAGAGAAAAGGATAAAGCTTTTTCTGGTAGGAATTTGAGGCAATTTGAGTTAATTATTAATAAAAATAAAATTAAATAA